A single Triticum dicoccoides isolate Atlit2015 ecotype Zavitan chromosome 2A, WEW_v2.0, whole genome shotgun sequence DNA region contains:
- the LOC119354358 gene encoding uncharacterized protein LOC119354358 isoform X2 — MPATPTIIGALLGLGTQMYSNALRKLPYMRHPWEHVLGMGLGVVFVNQLVKFDEKVKVDLDKMLERAKHANEQRYFDEDDD; from the exons ATGCCGGCGACGCCGACCATCATCGGTGCCCTGCTGGGGCTGGGCACCCAGATGTACTCCAACGCCCTCCGGAAGCTCCCCTACATGCGCC ATCCCTGGGAGCATGTGCTGGGAATGGGTCTGGGTGTTGTGTTTGTAAACCAACTGGTGAAGTTTGATGAGAAGGTAAAGGTGGACCTTGACAAGATGCTTGAGCGTGCGAAACACGCCAATGAGCAGCGCTACTTTG ACGAAGACGACGATTAG
- the LOC119354358 gene encoding uncharacterized protein LOC119354358 isoform X1: MPATPTIIGALLGLGTQMYSNALRKLPYMRHPWEHVLGMGLGVVFVNQLVKFDEKVKVDLDKMLERAKHANEQRYFGLCLFPPNILES, translated from the exons ATGCCGGCGACGCCGACCATCATCGGTGCCCTGCTGGGGCTGGGCACCCAGATGTACTCCAACGCCCTCCGGAAGCTCCCCTACATGCGCC ATCCCTGGGAGCATGTGCTGGGAATGGGTCTGGGTGTTGTGTTTGTAAACCAACTGGTGAAGTTTGATGAGAAGGTAAAGGTGGACCTTGACAAGATGCTTGAGCGTGCGAAACACGCCAATGAGCAGCGCTACTTTGGTTTGTGCTTATTTCCTCCCAACATTTTGGAATCCTGA